From a region of the Listeria monocytogenes ATCC 19117 genome:
- a CDS encoding Crp/Fnr family transcriptional regulator, producing MPKNLYNYQEFIRLSHEGKIAFEQIDVPKNASLLTEKIDIDNHIYLVVDGYIALILNDGSQNPKIYSIQGKGTFLNYFTLLDRSNNHFNFKTLSGCSLYKYSKADMEYFLSMFPENFGFQFFIMKNQTTHIYFKSLMASSPASEKLKTTFSNMALLHGVLSDDDTVILPQAIKTSHLLSYSNLSKSCFYKDLQHLKTTNQIEKKEKSWIIHDQELYAMIQNGQTSF from the coding sequence ATGCCAAAAAATTTATATAATTATCAAGAATTTATTCGTTTATCCCATGAAGGAAAAATAGCTTTTGAACAAATTGATGTACCAAAAAACGCCAGCCTATTAACAGAAAAAATCGATATAGATAACCATATTTATCTTGTAGTTGATGGATATATTGCTTTGATTTTAAATGATGGTAGCCAAAATCCCAAAATCTATTCTATTCAAGGTAAAGGAACATTTTTGAACTATTTTACATTACTCGACCGAAGTAATAATCATTTCAATTTTAAGACTCTCTCTGGATGTTCATTATATAAGTATTCGAAAGCAGATATGGAGTATTTTCTTTCAATGTTTCCCGAAAATTTCGGATTCCAATTTTTCATAATGAAAAACCAGACTACTCACATTTACTTTAAAAGCTTAATGGCAAGTAGTCCGGCTTCTGAAAAACTTAAAACGACCTTTTCGAATATGGCTTTGTTACACGGGGTTCTGAGTGATGATGACACAGTAATTCTTCCTCAAGCAATTAAAACAAGTCATCTACTTTCTTATAGTAATCTTTCGAAAAGCTGTTTTTACAAAGATTTGCAGCATCTCAAAACAACCAATCAGATTGAAAAGAAAGAAAAAAGTTGGATTATTCATGACCAAGAGCTTTATGCAATGATACAAAATGGTCAAACATCGTTCTAA